A window from Streptomyces subrutilus encodes these proteins:
- a CDS encoding WcaF family extracellular polysaccharide biosynthesis acetyltransferase — protein sequence MRDLPAFTLAGYDKGRGRLTQALWFAVMNTLFMSWLCPARLRVALLRAFGARIGEGVLIRHRVRVLWPWKLTVGDHTWIGEGAWVLNLEPVTIGAHVCLSQEALLCTGSHDHRAADFRYRNAPITVEDGAWVAARATVLAGVTVGRCAVAGAGAVVHADLPALTLQTQDGRRRPVEEPK from the coding sequence GTGCGTGATCTTCCTGCCTTCACGCTGGCCGGGTACGACAAGGGGCGCGGCCGGCTGACCCAGGCCCTCTGGTTCGCCGTCATGAACACGCTCTTCATGAGCTGGCTGTGTCCCGCCCGGCTGCGCGTGGCGCTGCTGCGGGCCTTCGGGGCGCGGATCGGCGAGGGCGTGCTGATCCGGCACCGGGTGCGGGTGCTGTGGCCCTGGAAGCTCACGGTCGGCGACCACACCTGGATCGGCGAGGGCGCCTGGGTGCTGAACCTGGAGCCGGTGACGATCGGCGCGCACGTGTGCCTCTCGCAGGAGGCGCTGCTGTGCACGGGGTCGCACGACCACCGCGCCGCCGACTTCCGCTACCGCAACGCCCCGATCACCGTCGAGGACGGCGCCTGGGTGGCCGCGCGGGCGACCGTGCTGGCCGGGGTGACCGTGGGCCGCTGCGCGGTCGCGGGCGCCGGTGCCGTCGTGCACGCGGACCTGCCGGCCCTGACCCTGCAGACCCAGGACGGGCGCCGCCGCCCGGTGGAGGAGCCCAAGTGA
- a CDS encoding glycosyltransferase, with the protein MRVLHAVTLHSPSHAFGGPVRVALNLAKGLRARGHEAGLLALGEGFAGPWPTEVEGVPARLFPARRLLPLGFSGMTSPALLASAGRLVRDADLVHVHLARDLVTLPVALAALRAGRPLVLQTHGMVDPSGRLLAKVLDAVAVRRVLRGADAVLYLTAHERAGLDAVVGAPLASAVRLVNGTPAQEERPAPAGPPRVLYAARLQARKRPVDFVDAVPAVLAVHPEARFVVAGPDEGERAAVLRRIAELGLADRVSVPGALGGGEVLRELRGAHVYVLPSVDEPFPMSVLEALSVGVPAVVTHSNGLARDIAAAGAGRAVDPGPAGVAAAVLDLLDPAANRAASVAARELAAGSFSMDAVLDTLLPVYEGALRG; encoded by the coding sequence GTGAGAGTCCTGCACGCCGTCACCCTGCACTCCCCCTCGCACGCCTTCGGCGGACCGGTGCGGGTCGCGCTGAACCTGGCGAAGGGGCTGCGGGCCCGGGGCCACGAGGCCGGACTGCTGGCGCTCGGCGAGGGGTTCGCCGGTCCCTGGCCCACCGAGGTCGAGGGGGTGCCGGCCCGGCTGTTCCCGGCCCGGCGGCTGCTGCCGCTCGGCTTCAGCGGGATGACCTCGCCGGCGCTGCTGGCCTCGGCCGGGCGCTTGGTGCGGGACGCGGACCTGGTCCACGTGCACCTGGCGCGGGACCTGGTGACGCTGCCGGTGGCGCTGGCCGCGCTGCGGGCGGGCAGGCCGCTGGTGCTCCAGACCCACGGCATGGTCGACCCGAGCGGGAGGCTGCTGGCCAAGGTGCTGGACGCGGTGGCGGTCCGGCGGGTGCTGCGCGGCGCGGACGCGGTGCTGTACCTGACGGCGCACGAGCGCGCCGGCCTCGACGCGGTGGTCGGCGCCCCGCTGGCCTCGGCGGTGCGGCTGGTCAACGGCACCCCGGCGCAGGAGGAGCGGCCCGCCCCGGCGGGACCGCCGCGCGTGCTGTACGCGGCGCGGCTCCAGGCCCGCAAGCGGCCGGTGGACTTCGTGGACGCCGTCCCGGCGGTCCTGGCGGTGCATCCGGAGGCGCGGTTCGTCGTCGCGGGCCCGGACGAGGGCGAGCGGGCCGCGGTGCTGCGCCGGATCGCGGAGCTGGGGCTGGCGGACCGGGTGAGCGTACCCGGGGCGCTGGGCGGCGGCGAGGTGCTGCGCGAGCTGCGCGGCGCGCACGTGTACGTCCTGCCCTCGGTGGACGAGCCGTTCCCGATGTCGGTGCTGGAGGCGCTGTCCGTGGGCGTGCCCGCGGTGGTGACCCACTCCAACGGCCTGGCCCGCGACATCGCGGCCGCCGGTGCCGGCCGCGCCGTCGACCCCGGACCTGCGGGGGTGGCGGCGGCGGTCCTGGACCTGCTGGACCCGGCCGCGAACCGCGCGGCGTCGGTGGCGGCACGCGAACTGGCCGCCGGGTCCTTCTCGATGGATGCCGTGCTGGACACCCTGCTCCCGGTCTACGAGGGAGCCCTGCGGGGCTGA
- a CDS encoding DUF6458 family protein: MTGLGGCIGLIVVGAILTFATDWEMQSVDLDLVGLIMMAVGAIGLAVYTSVLKRRRAVGAVPVVEQRRDVL, translated from the coding sequence ATGACCGGCCTGGGTGGCTGCATCGGTCTGATCGTGGTGGGGGCGATCCTCACCTTCGCGACGGACTGGGAGATGCAGAGCGTCGACCTCGACCTGGTCGGCCTGATCATGATGGCGGTGGGCGCCATCGGCCTCGCCGTCTACACGAGCGTCCTCAAGCGCCGCCGCGCCGTGGGCGCCGTCCCCGTGGTGGAACAGCGCCGCGACGTGCTGTGA
- a CDS encoding DUF7594 domain-containing protein, with the protein MRRSRGLTAALVLSLAGAGTGIGLVLMPQASAITQPVAFTADNLPTWQPNGIVWAMDEANGTVFAGGTFSAVRPPDGGSGAEQDAVNFVALDAATGAPTACKLSFTIGDGTATVRTLVVSKDKKTLYAGGYFGAVNGTPVSSLAAIDIASCTPKASFHPSFPATVRGLAVTDDTLYAAGDFGTVEGQTRERFAAVDASTGALKPFTANADEPGRAVEVTPDGKNVLLGGDFFSVNGSNTHALAVVDATTGKVAKTYSTIPSNSVVKDISTDATGFYTGNEGSGGGVFDGRIGLRLSDFGEKWRDRCLGATQFVLPYEGVLYSSSHAHDCTLEGQFPDGKRNFLLAQLTDHDGPAPAPVDGFVRSPRKLGWHPTANDGLGEGIGPRVMAVAAKNDVKYMWVGGEFTLINGKPQQALTRFASTGDVGAPTTPVASADSVKPGEAQVRWRTSYDQDDSKLTYRVYRNGSASPVATVAAESLEWERPQASWTDTTVKAGQSYTYRVTATDAAGNTSALSATASVTIPASVQTYPNQVRADGAQLYWRFDDTVSPYVADSSVAGNTSGVQLNAPALRQTPGAVTGASTSMGFNGTSQQVYSDHRQTVGTAYTIETWFKTNTTRGGKLVGFGSNTERSSGSYDKHVYMTNNGRLVFGASNGSAKTVSTGLFDTYNDNKWHHVVATQGAGGMTLYVDGQNKGSLNSASTQTYAGYWHVGGDNLSGWPTRPTSNFFAGQLDETAIYPTALTQAQVKNHFDLAKAPSDTVSKVTASEDTYINQGAPSTAYGTSTSLAVRGTSAYETYLRFNLPAAPAGQVLKSASLQVKTTTQAGAGTADTVSVVPVTGTWSGAGTTFNTKPTLGTTPLGTLSAVPDGSALHNVELDTTAVSAVLGTSYSMGLTSTGTDPLWLWSSEATAADAAPQLVLTFGPK; encoded by the coding sequence ATGCGTAGATCCAGAGGGCTGACTGCTGCCCTCGTCCTGTCACTGGCCGGTGCCGGCACCGGTATAGGCCTGGTGCTGATGCCGCAGGCGTCGGCCATCACGCAGCCGGTGGCCTTCACGGCCGACAACCTGCCGACCTGGCAGCCCAACGGCATCGTCTGGGCGATGGACGAGGCCAACGGCACGGTCTTCGCCGGCGGTACCTTCTCCGCCGTCCGCCCGCCCGACGGCGGCTCCGGCGCCGAGCAGGACGCCGTCAACTTCGTCGCGCTGGACGCCGCGACCGGCGCCCCGACCGCCTGCAAGCTCTCCTTCACCATCGGCGACGGGACCGCGACGGTCCGCACGCTGGTCGTCTCGAAGGACAAGAAGACGCTCTACGCGGGCGGCTACTTCGGAGCCGTCAACGGCACCCCGGTCTCCAGCCTCGCCGCGATCGACATCGCGAGCTGCACCCCCAAGGCCTCGTTCCACCCGAGCTTCCCCGCCACCGTGCGCGGGCTCGCCGTGACCGACGACACCCTGTACGCGGCCGGCGACTTCGGCACGGTCGAGGGCCAGACCCGCGAGCGGTTCGCCGCCGTCGACGCCTCGACCGGCGCGCTCAAGCCCTTCACGGCCAACGCCGACGAGCCCGGCCGCGCCGTCGAGGTCACCCCCGACGGCAAGAACGTGCTGCTCGGCGGCGACTTCTTCTCCGTCAACGGGTCCAACACGCACGCGCTGGCCGTGGTCGACGCCACCACCGGCAAGGTCGCCAAGACCTACTCCACCATCCCGTCGAACTCCGTCGTCAAGGACATCTCCACCGACGCGACCGGCTTCTACACGGGCAACGAGGGCTCCGGCGGCGGCGTCTTCGACGGCCGCATCGGCCTCAGGCTCAGCGACTTCGGCGAGAAGTGGCGCGACCGCTGCCTGGGCGCCACCCAGTTCGTGCTGCCGTACGAGGGCGTGCTCTACAGCTCCTCGCACGCGCACGACTGCACGCTGGAGGGGCAGTTCCCCGACGGCAAGCGCAACTTCCTGCTGGCGCAGCTGACCGACCACGACGGCCCCGCCCCCGCGCCCGTCGACGGCTTCGTCCGCAGCCCGCGCAAGCTCGGCTGGCACCCCACCGCCAACGACGGCCTGGGCGAGGGCATCGGCCCGCGCGTCATGGCCGTGGCGGCCAAGAACGACGTCAAGTACATGTGGGTCGGAGGTGAGTTCACGCTCATCAACGGCAAGCCGCAGCAGGCGCTCACCCGCTTCGCCTCCACCGGCGACGTCGGCGCCCCCACCACCCCGGTCGCCAGCGCCGACAGCGTCAAGCCGGGCGAGGCCCAGGTCCGCTGGCGCACCAGCTACGACCAGGACGACAGCAAGCTGACCTACCGCGTCTACCGCAACGGCTCGGCCAGCCCCGTCGCCACCGTCGCGGCGGAGTCCCTGGAGTGGGAGCGCCCGCAGGCCTCCTGGACCGACACCACGGTCAAGGCCGGCCAGTCGTACACCTACCGCGTGACCGCGACCGACGCCGCCGGGAACACCAGCGCCCTGTCGGCCACCGCCTCGGTGACGATCCCGGCCTCGGTCCAGACGTACCCGAACCAGGTCCGCGCGGACGGCGCCCAGCTGTACTGGCGCTTCGACGACACGGTCAGCCCGTACGTCGCCGACTCCTCCGTCGCCGGCAACACCAGCGGCGTCCAGCTCAACGCCCCGGCCCTGCGCCAGACGCCCGGCGCCGTCACCGGTGCCAGCACCTCGATGGGATTCAACGGGACCAGCCAGCAGGTCTACAGCGACCACCGCCAGACGGTCGGCACCGCGTACACCATCGAGACCTGGTTCAAGACGAACACCACGCGCGGCGGCAAGCTGGTCGGCTTCGGCAGCAACACCGAGCGCAGCAGCGGCTCCTACGACAAGCACGTCTACATGACGAACAACGGACGGCTGGTCTTCGGCGCCTCCAACGGCTCCGCCAAGACCGTCAGCACCGGCCTGTTCGACACGTACAACGACAACAAGTGGCACCACGTGGTCGCCACCCAGGGCGCCGGCGGCATGACGCTCTACGTCGACGGCCAGAACAAGGGCTCGCTGAACTCGGCCAGCACGCAGACCTACGCGGGCTACTGGCACGTCGGCGGGGACAACCTGTCCGGCTGGCCGACCCGGCCGACCAGCAACTTCTTCGCCGGTCAGCTCGACGAGACCGCCATCTACCCGACGGCGCTCACCCAGGCCCAGGTCAAGAACCACTTCGACCTGGCCAAGGCGCCCTCCGACACGGTCTCCAAGGTCACCGCGTCCGAGGACACCTACATCAACCAGGGCGCCCCGAGCACCGCCTACGGCACGTCCACCTCGCTCGCGGTGCGCGGCACCTCGGCGTACGAGACGTACCTGCGCTTCAACCTGCCGGCCGCCCCGGCCGGCCAGGTCCTGAAGTCGGCCTCCCTCCAGGTCAAGACCACGACCCAGGCGGGCGCCGGCACCGCCGACACCGTCTCCGTGGTCCCGGTCACCGGCACCTGGAGCGGCGCGGGCACCACCTTCAACACCAAGCCGACCCTCGGCACCACGCCGCTGGGCACCCTGTCGGCCGTGCCGGACGGGTCCGCGCTGCACAACGTGGAGCTGGACACCACCGCGGTCTCCGCGGTGCTGGGCACCAGCTACAGCATGGGCCTGACGAGCACGGGCACCGACCCGCTGTGGCTCTGGTCCTCGGAGGCGACCGCCGCGGACGCCGCTCCGCAGCTGGTCCTCACCTTCGGCCCGAAGTAA
- the gmd gene encoding GDP-mannose 4,6-dehydratase, whose amino-acid sequence MGKTALITGVTGQDGSYLAELLLTKGYTVHGLVRRSSSFNTERIDHIYQDPQTANRSFVLHHADLSDGVALVNLLREIRPDEVYNLGAQSHVRVSFDAPLYTGDVTGLGALRLLEAIRASGIDTRIYQASSSEMFGATPPPQNEGTPFHPRSPYGAAKVFAYWTTVNYREAYGMFAVNGILFNHESPRRGETFVTRKITRAVARIKAGLQEKLYLGNLDAVRDWGYAPEYVDAMWRMLQQDEPTDYVVATGVAATVREFAEASFAHAGLDWNAHVRYDPKYERPSEVDALIGDASKAQELLGWKPSVMVAELAKIMVDADVRQVEDQLAGVTVRIDR is encoded by the coding sequence ATGGGCAAGACCGCACTGATCACCGGCGTCACCGGGCAGGACGGCTCGTACCTCGCCGAGCTCCTGCTGACCAAGGGCTACACGGTGCACGGGCTCGTGCGGCGCTCCTCCAGCTTCAACACGGAGCGGATCGACCACATCTACCAGGACCCGCAGACCGCGAACCGGTCCTTCGTGCTGCACCACGCCGACCTGTCCGACGGCGTGGCCCTGGTGAACCTGCTCCGCGAGATACGGCCCGACGAGGTCTACAACCTCGGCGCCCAGTCCCACGTCCGCGTCTCCTTCGACGCGCCCCTCTACACCGGCGACGTGACCGGCCTCGGCGCGCTGCGGCTGCTGGAGGCGATCCGGGCCAGCGGCATCGACACCCGCATCTACCAGGCCTCGTCCTCCGAGATGTTCGGCGCGACCCCGCCCCCGCAGAACGAGGGCACCCCCTTCCACCCGCGCAGCCCGTACGGCGCCGCCAAGGTCTTCGCGTACTGGACCACGGTGAACTACCGAGAGGCGTACGGCATGTTCGCCGTGAACGGCATCCTCTTCAACCACGAGTCCCCGCGCCGCGGCGAGACCTTCGTGACCCGCAAGATCACCCGCGCGGTCGCCCGGATCAAGGCGGGCCTCCAGGAGAAGCTCTACCTCGGCAACCTCGACGCGGTCCGCGACTGGGGGTACGCCCCGGAGTACGTGGACGCCATGTGGCGGATGCTCCAGCAGGACGAGCCCACCGACTACGTGGTCGCCACCGGGGTGGCCGCCACGGTCCGCGAGTTCGCCGAGGCCTCCTTCGCCCACGCCGGCCTCGACTGGAACGCGCACGTGCGCTACGACCCGAAGTACGAGCGCCCCAGCGAGGTCGACGCCCTCATCGGGGACGCCTCCAAGGCGCAGGAGCTGCTTGGCTGGAAGCCGTCGGTCATGGTGGCCGAACTGGCCAAGATCATGGTGGACGCCGACGTCCGCCAGGTCGAGGACCAGCTGGCGGGCGTGACGGTCCGCATCGACCGCTGA
- a CDS encoding GDP-L-fucose synthase family protein — protein MTSPLPLLPPHARVFVAGHRGLVGSAVARRLTADGHEVLARGRADLDLRDAAATAAYLADVRPDAVVLAAAKVGGIMANSTYPVQFLEDNLRIQLSVIAGAHAAGVGRLLFLGSSCIYPKLAPQPIGEDALLTGPLEPTNEAYALAKIAGIVQVQSYRKQYGASYISAMPTNLYGPGDNFDLETSHVLPALIRRFHEAAAEGREEVTLWGSGTPRREFLHVDDLAAACVVLLNGYDGDEPVNIGCGEDLTIRELAETVAEVTGFRGELAWDTSKPDGTPRKLLDVRRLTALGWKPGIPLREGIATTYRWWREQG, from the coding sequence ATGACAAGCCCGCTGCCGCTCCTGCCTCCGCACGCCCGCGTCTTCGTCGCCGGCCACCGCGGCCTCGTCGGCTCCGCCGTCGCCCGGCGGCTGACCGCCGACGGCCACGAGGTGCTCGCCCGGGGCCGCGCCGACCTCGACCTGCGCGACGCCGCCGCGACCGCGGCCTACCTGGCGGACGTCCGTCCGGACGCCGTCGTGCTGGCCGCCGCCAAGGTCGGCGGGATCATGGCCAACAGCACCTACCCGGTGCAGTTCCTGGAGGACAACCTCAGGATCCAGCTCAGCGTGATCGCCGGCGCGCACGCCGCCGGGGTCGGCCGGCTGCTGTTCCTGGGCTCCTCCTGCATCTACCCGAAGCTGGCCCCGCAGCCGATCGGCGAGGACGCCCTGCTGACCGGCCCGCTGGAGCCGACCAACGAGGCCTACGCCCTCGCGAAGATCGCCGGCATCGTGCAGGTCCAGTCGTACCGCAAGCAGTACGGGGCCTCGTACATCTCGGCCATGCCGACGAACCTCTACGGTCCGGGCGACAACTTCGACCTGGAGACCTCGCACGTGCTGCCCGCCCTGATCCGGCGCTTCCACGAGGCCGCCGCCGAGGGGCGCGAGGAGGTCACCCTGTGGGGCTCCGGCACCCCCCGCCGGGAGTTCCTGCACGTGGACGACCTGGCCGCCGCGTGCGTGGTGCTGCTGAACGGCTACGACGGCGACGAGCCGGTCAACATCGGCTGCGGCGAGGACCTGACCATCAGGGAGCTGGCCGAGACGGTCGCCGAGGTGACCGGCTTCCGCGGCGAGCTCGCGTGGGACACGTCCAAGCCGGACGGGACCCCGCGCAAGCTGCTGGACGTGCGCCGGCTGACCGCGCTGGGCTGGAAGCCCGGCATCCCACTGCGGGAGGGCATCGCCACCACCTACCGGTGGTGGCGCGAGCAGGGCTGA
- a CDS encoding sugar transferase, translating to MRHVHFPAQRVAGSAQESTEPSRRLGHKARWYLPAAVTADVLGAALPVGLVFEAAGQVRPLYCALGAALAWTAVQALRRRYAARSLGESRGVLPVLHDWLILIGVLAVARVVTEEDTPRLSALGALVPALLITVACHKLTYRHLSAARREAQAVSRVLVVGEPDAAEDVIAHLAARTDHPYVVVGMVPVGRGPLDSGVPVAARLGDAAPEASDGDSAAVLGAVRSHHADLVLVAPGARFAGERLRRVAWALHDAGLELAVFPGLVEVSVKRLETLSAGGLAMLRVVPPVSRGVQTLLKSALDRAGAALGLLLLSPFFLGVVLAIRLGSRGPAFYRQRRIGRGGAPFVMWKFRTMVVDADARKAELAGANENDGLMFKMRRDPRVTRVGRLLRRTSMDELPQLFNVLTGRMSLVGPRPPLPEEVAQYDEVELRRLTVRPGMTGLWQISGRSDLSWDETIQLDLQYVDNWSFTSDVDVMGRTLRAVVDGRGAY from the coding sequence ATGAGGCATGTCCATTTTCCTGCGCAAAGAGTGGCCGGATCGGCTCAGGAGTCCACTGAGCCCTCCCGGCGACTCGGTCACAAGGCCCGCTGGTACCTGCCGGCCGCCGTCACCGCCGACGTCCTGGGCGCCGCCCTGCCCGTAGGGCTCGTCTTCGAGGCCGCCGGGCAGGTCAGGCCCCTGTACTGCGCCCTCGGCGCCGCGCTCGCCTGGACCGCGGTGCAGGCGCTGCGCCGGCGCTACGCGGCCCGGTCGCTCGGCGAATCCCGCGGCGTGCTGCCCGTTCTGCACGACTGGCTGATTCTCATCGGGGTACTGGCCGTGGCCCGCGTGGTGACCGAGGAGGACACCCCCCGGCTGTCCGCCCTCGGGGCCCTGGTGCCCGCCCTCCTCATCACCGTCGCCTGCCACAAGCTGACCTACCGCCACCTCTCCGCGGCCCGCCGCGAGGCCCAGGCCGTCAGCCGGGTCCTGGTCGTCGGCGAGCCGGACGCCGCCGAGGACGTCATCGCCCACCTGGCCGCCCGCACCGACCACCCCTACGTGGTCGTCGGCATGGTCCCGGTCGGCCGCGGCCCCCTCGACAGCGGGGTGCCGGTCGCCGCCCGGCTCGGCGACGCGGCCCCCGAGGCCTCGGACGGGGACTCCGCGGCCGTGCTCGGCGCGGTCCGCTCCCACCACGCCGACCTGGTGCTCGTCGCCCCCGGCGCCCGGTTCGCGGGCGAGCGGCTGCGGCGCGTGGCCTGGGCCCTGCACGACGCGGGCCTGGAACTCGCCGTCTTCCCCGGATTGGTGGAGGTATCCGTCAAACGGCTGGAAACCCTGTCCGCGGGAGGCCTGGCCATGCTGCGGGTCGTGCCGCCGGTCAGCCGGGGCGTGCAGACCCTCCTCAAGTCGGCGCTGGACCGGGCGGGAGCCGCCCTCGGCCTGCTGCTGCTCTCGCCGTTCTTCCTCGGGGTCGTCCTCGCGATACGGCTCGGCTCGCGCGGGCCCGCCTTCTACCGGCAGCGGCGCATCGGCCGAGGCGGCGCCCCGTTCGTCATGTGGAAGTTCCGCACGATGGTCGTGGACGCCGACGCCCGCAAGGCCGAGCTCGCCGGGGCCAACGAGAACGACGGCCTGATGTTCAAGATGCGCCGCGACCCCCGTGTCACCCGCGTCGGCCGGCTGCTGCGCCGCACCTCCATGGACGAACTGCCCCAGCTGTTCAACGTGCTGACCGGCCGCATGTCCCTGGTCGGCCCGCGCCCGCCGCTGCCGGAGGAGGTGGCCCAGTACGACGAGGTCGAGCTGCGCCGGCTCACCGTGCGTCCCGGGATGACCGGGCTCTGGCAGATCAGCGGACGGTCCGACCTGTCCTGGGACGAGACGATCCAGCTCGACCTCCAGTACGTCGACAACTGGTCCTTCACCAGTGACGTCGACGTCATGGGCCGCACGCTCCGCGCCGTCGTCGACGGTCGCGGAGCGTACTGA
- a CDS encoding M4 family metallopeptidase, whose translation MRSTPQRRATAAGALVAAAALLAVGIQTGTATADATASQSAKAAQPNPGAANLALSASERATLLAEANSTTVQAAKALGLGSGEKLVVRDVVKDADGTTHTTYERTYDGLPVLGGDLTVHAKGGVTKSVTKATNHEIKVTDTTASVTPSAAESQAVSAAGAEGGKDAKASKGARKVIWAAEGAPVLAYETVVGGLQHDGTPSELHVVTNAKTGAKITEWQAIETGTGNTMYSGTVTLGTTQSGSTYTLTDAARGGHKTYNLNRATSGTGTLFSGPDDIWGNGLPANLETAAADAHYGAAATWDYYKNVHGRNGLRNDGVAPYSRVHYGNAYINAFWDDSCFCMTYGDGAGNTKPLTSTDVAAHEMTHGLTSVTGNMTYSGEPGGLNEATSDIMAAAVEFYDNNPADVGDYLVGEKININGDGTPLRYMDKPSKDGSSKDAWYSGLGGIDVHYSSGPANHWYYLASEGSGAKVVNGVSYDSPTSDGLPVTAIGRDAASKIWFRALTVGYFKSTTNYADARVQTLKAAADLYGQGSTVYNNVANAWAAINVGARIVSGVTVNPIANQNTQVGGAASLQVQATSTNPGALSYAATGLPAGLSINSSTGLISGTATTAGTSNVTVTVTDSASKTGTASFTWTVGTSQPNVFENTTDYQIADNASVDSPITVSGRTGNAPSTLKVDVNIVHTYVGDLKVDLVAPDGTLYNLRNRTGGSADNIVQSFTVNASSEVANGVWKLRVADQASADTGYINSWKLTF comes from the coding sequence TTGAGGTCCACCCCCCAGAGGCGTGCCACCGCGGCCGGCGCGCTCGTCGCGGCTGCAGCCCTGCTCGCCGTAGGTATACAGACCGGCACCGCGACCGCCGACGCCACCGCGTCGCAGTCCGCGAAGGCCGCCCAGCCCAACCCGGGCGCGGCCAATCTCGCCCTCAGCGCCTCGGAGCGTGCGACGCTCCTGGCCGAGGCCAACTCCACCACCGTGCAGGCGGCCAAGGCCCTCGGCCTCGGCAGCGGCGAGAAGCTCGTCGTCCGTGACGTGGTCAAGGACGCGGACGGCACCACGCACACCACGTACGAGCGGACCTACGACGGCCTGCCCGTGCTCGGCGGCGACCTCACCGTGCACGCCAAGGGCGGCGTCACCAAGAGCGTCACCAAGGCCACCAACCACGAGATCAAGGTCACGGACACCACCGCCTCGGTCACCCCGTCGGCCGCGGAGAGCCAGGCGGTCTCCGCCGCCGGCGCCGAGGGCGGCAAGGACGCCAAGGCCTCCAAGGGCGCCCGCAAGGTGATCTGGGCGGCCGAGGGCGCTCCGGTCCTCGCGTACGAGACGGTCGTCGGCGGGCTCCAGCACGACGGGACCCCGAGCGAACTGCACGTGGTGACCAACGCCAAGACCGGCGCCAAGATCACCGAGTGGCAGGCCATCGAGACCGGCACCGGCAACACCATGTACAGCGGCACGGTCACCCTGGGCACCACGCAGTCGGGCAGCACCTACACGCTGACCGACGCGGCGCGCGGCGGCCACAAGACCTACAACCTCAACCGCGCCACGTCGGGCACCGGCACCCTCTTCTCGGGTCCGGACGACATCTGGGGCAACGGCCTGCCGGCCAACCTGGAGACCGCCGCCGCGGACGCCCACTACGGCGCGGCCGCCACGTGGGACTACTACAAGAACGTCCACGGCCGCAACGGTCTGCGCAACGACGGCGTGGCGCCGTACTCCCGCGTCCACTACGGCAACGCGTACATCAACGCGTTCTGGGACGACTCCTGCTTCTGCATGACCTACGGCGACGGGGCCGGCAACACCAAGCCGCTGACCTCCACCGACGTGGCCGCGCACGAGATGACCCACGGTCTGACCTCGGTCACCGGCAACATGACCTACAGCGGTGAGCCCGGCGGTCTGAACGAGGCGACCTCCGACATCATGGCGGCGGCCGTCGAGTTCTACGACAACAACCCGGCCGACGTCGGCGACTACCTGGTCGGCGAGAAGATCAACATCAACGGCGACGGCACCCCGCTGCGCTACATGGACAAGCCGAGCAAGGACGGCTCGTCCAAGGACGCCTGGTACTCGGGTCTGGGCGGCATCGACGTCCACTACTCCTCGGGCCCGGCCAACCACTGGTACTACCTGGCCTCCGAGGGTTCGGGCGCCAAGGTCGTCAACGGCGTGAGCTACGACTCGCCGACCTCCGACGGCCTGCCCGTGACGGCCATCGGCCGTGACGCCGCCTCGAAGATCTGGTTCCGCGCCCTGACGGTCGGCTACTTCAAGTCGACCACCAACTACGCGGACGCCCGTGTGCAGACGCTGAAGGCCGCGGCCGACCTGTACGGCCAGGGCTCGACCGTCTACAACAACGTGGCGAACGCCTGGGCGGCCATCAACGTCGGCGCCCGGATCGTCTCCGGTGTCACCGTCAACCCGATCGCCAACCAGAACACCCAGGTCGGCGGCGCGGCGAGCCTGCAGGTCCAGGCCACCAGCACCAACCCCGGCGCGCTGAGCTACGCGGCGACGGGCCTGCCGGCCGGTCTGTCGATCAACTCCTCCACCGGTCTGATCTCGGGTACGGCGACCACCGCGGGCACGTCCAACGTGACCGTCACGGTGACCGACTCGGCGAGCAAGACGGGGACGGCGTCCTTCACCTGGACCGTCGGAACCAGCCAGCCGAACGTCTTCGAGAACACCACCGACTACCAGATCGCGGACAACGCGTCGGTGGACTCGCCCATCACGGTATCCGGCCGCACGGGCAACGCCCCGAGCACCCTCAAGGTGGACGTGAACATCGTCCACACCTACGTCGGTGACCTGAAGGTCGACCTGGTCGCCCCCGACGGCACCCTGTACAACCTGCGCAACCGCACCGGCGGCAGCGCGGACAACATCGTCCAGTCCTTCACCGTGAACGCCTCCTCCGAGGTCGCCAACGGCGTCTGGAAGCTGCGGGTCGCCGACCAGGCCAGCGCGGACACCGGCTACATCAACAGCTGGAAGCTCACCTTCTGA